One stretch of Aythya fuligula isolate bAytFul2 chromosome 24, bAytFul2.pri, whole genome shotgun sequence DNA includes these proteins:
- the CDK5R1 gene encoding cyclin-dependent kinase 5 activator 1 has protein sequence MGTVLSLSPSYRKAPLFEEGAATVGHYTAVQNSKNAKEKGLKRHSLISVLPWKRIAAVSAKKKSSKKVQPNGGYQSNVTHLNNENLKKSLSCANLATFAPPPPAAAAAAALASAQKAPAAAPAAAATPRRVVVQASTSELLRCLGEFLCRRCYRLKHLSPTDPVLWLRSVDRSLLLQGWQDQGFITPANVVFLYMLCRDVISAEVASDHELQAVLLTCLYLSYSYMGNEISYPLKPFLVESCKEAFWDRCLSIIDLMSPKMLQVNADPHFFTQVFADLKKESGAEEKGRLLIGLDR, from the coding sequence ATGGGCACGGTGCTGTCGCTGTCGCCGAGCTACCGGAAGGCCCCGCTGTTCGAGGAGGGGGCGGCCACGGTGGGGCACTACACGGCGGTGCAGAACAGCAAGAACGCGAAGGAGAAGGGCCTGAAGCGGCACTCGCTCATCTCCGTGCTGCCCTGGAAGCGCATCGCCGCCGTCTCGGCCAAGAAGAAGAGCTCCAAGAAGGTGCAGCCCAACGGCGGCTACCAGAGCAACGTCACCCACCTGAACAACGAGAACCTGAAGAAGTCGCTCTCCTGCGCCAACCTCGCCACCttcgccccgccgccccccgccgccgccgccgccgccgccctcgCCTCGGCGCAGAAAGCCCCCGCggccgcgcccgccgccgccgccaccccgCGCCGCGTCGTGGTGCAGGCGTCCACCAGCGAGCTGCTGCGCTGCCTGGGCGAGTTCCTGTGCCGCCGCTGCTACCGGCTGAAGCACCTCTCGCCCACCGACCCCGTGCTCTGGCTGCGCTCCGTGGACCgctcgctgctgctgcagggctggcaggaccAGGGCTTCATCACGCCGGCCAACGTGGTCTTCCTCTACATGCTGTGCCGGGACGTCATCTCGGCCGAGGTGGCCAGCGACCACGaactgcaggcagtgctgctcaCCTGCCTGTACCTCTCCTACTCCTACATGGGCAACGAGATCTCCTACCCGCTCAAGCCCTTCCTGGTGGAGAGCTGTAAGGAGGCCTTCTGGGACCGCTGCCTCTCCATCATCGACCTCATGAGCCCCAAGATGCTGCAGGTCAACGCCGACCCGCACTTCTTCACGCAGGTCTTCGCCGACCTCAAGAAGGAGAGCGGCGCCGAGGAGAAGGGCCGCCTGCTCATCGGCCTCGACCGGtga